The following are from one region of the Alicyclobacillus fastidiosus genome:
- a CDS encoding MFS transporter gives MSTDVKAEAATLATSDSKVRWIFVAPTLLVIWVVSLLEKIGVGIIATNKQFLADMHLTGRSGLVGALVTTLLFSYGIGFFVWGPIVDKIGPRKSGIIALVAWGVSTAIAAVSPNAFILILSRVLLGLSEAAFWPVSNSLTARWFPYSERGRAKSIWINGTVVGPAIAGYVLFSLLGWLDWRGVFWAMTVLAVLVCLPLFAFFVKDDPAEDSRVSSFERSIIYADQTNSDIESNAIKIPKNIFRSTNFWLISLSNTGCLIAYFSLATFFPAYLKTGIHFSSATTSNYLLLAYGIALVALVLVGIRVDKTNKKAVWAVGSFIACAFLLAISQWIKGSALVALVICLAIVFVNITTFINHGLTHSMSTREKIGRDNGFMMGVSSILSAYGPTATGSFITLGAGNFHYAFYFLAAVTAIAGILNIALMKRGF, from the coding sequence ATGAGTACAGATGTAAAGGCAGAGGCGGCGACTTTGGCGACGAGTGACTCGAAAGTTCGGTGGATATTCGTCGCGCCAACGTTGCTCGTCATCTGGGTCGTTAGCCTTCTTGAGAAAATCGGTGTCGGAATTATCGCAACAAACAAACAATTCTTGGCTGATATGCATTTGACGGGGCGTTCTGGGCTTGTCGGCGCCTTGGTTACGACGTTGTTATTTTCGTATGGAATTGGGTTCTTTGTCTGGGGACCAATCGTCGATAAGATTGGTCCAAGGAAGTCTGGCATTATTGCGCTCGTGGCATGGGGGGTAAGCACCGCAATCGCGGCCGTATCGCCAAATGCATTTATCCTCATCCTATCTAGAGTTTTGCTCGGTTTGTCGGAGGCGGCGTTCTGGCCAGTATCCAACTCGCTCACGGCGAGGTGGTTTCCCTACAGCGAGCGAGGTCGAGCTAAGTCGATTTGGATCAATGGTACAGTGGTCGGACCAGCAATCGCTGGATACGTCCTCTTTAGCCTCTTGGGATGGCTGGACTGGCGCGGTGTGTTTTGGGCGATGACAGTCCTCGCGGTCCTCGTTTGCCTACCGTTGTTCGCGTTTTTTGTCAAAGATGATCCTGCCGAGGATAGTCGAGTATCGTCATTTGAACGAAGTATCATCTATGCTGATCAAACGAATAGCGACATTGAGAGCAACGCGATTAAAATCCCTAAAAACATCTTTCGATCTACGAATTTCTGGCTTATCTCCCTGAGCAATACGGGATGTTTGATCGCCTATTTTAGTCTCGCGACGTTTTTCCCGGCGTACTTGAAAACGGGCATTCACTTTTCGTCTGCTACGACGAGTAACTATCTGCTGCTCGCATACGGCATTGCGTTGGTCGCACTCGTGCTGGTAGGTATTCGAGTCGACAAGACTAACAAAAAGGCAGTCTGGGCCGTAGGCAGTTTCATTGCGTGTGCGTTCCTGCTGGCGATAAGTCAGTGGATCAAGGGTTCCGCGCTGGTGGCCTTGGTGATTTGCCTAGCTATCGTTTTTGTTAACATCACGACATTTATCAATCACGGATTGACGCACTCCATGTCAACGCGGGAGAAGATTGGGAGGGATAACGGTTTTATGATGGGGGTGTCGAGTATTTTGTCCGCGTACGGTCCGACGGCGACCGGCTCATTCATCACGCTCGGCGCAGGAAACTTCCATTACGCCTTCTACTTTCTCGCCGCCGTGACGGCCATCGCAGGGATACTCAATATTGCGTTGATGAAGCGCGGGTTCTGA
- a CDS encoding aromatic acid/H+ symport family MFS transporter, with product MIMCDGYDLFMYGTIVPSLMQAWHISAVVAGSLNSYALVGMMIGALVLGPLSDRFGRKNVIILSCIGFCVFVGLCGFADGPTMFASFRFISGLGLGGLMPNAVALVTEYSPKPLRSTLVALMFSGHPLGGVLASIIGMHLVPTTGWRSVLWVGAIPLLAVPLFYALVPDSPTFYANRGQTERLAALLRKLTGDNDYTAADEFVTDTERRKGFPVRKLFAGGRALSTIMFWLAFFMCLLTMYGLTTWLPKLMTNAGFALGSSMASLLALNLGAIAGAIVGGRLADRFGAKIVLVTAFIVAAVSMTSIGSKPSMFILFLLLFIAGGTTTGTQIVANAYVSQFYPDEVRSTGIGWALGIGRLGGILGPTMGGVLLTQHLSLPINFLAFAIPSVISAIAILFVQQRYAHVRTSASNDDVLTHASS from the coding sequence ATGATCATGTGCGACGGCTATGATTTATTCATGTATGGAACGATCGTCCCATCACTCATGCAGGCCTGGCACATCAGCGCCGTGGTCGCCGGCAGCCTCAACAGTTACGCGCTCGTCGGAATGATGATCGGCGCCTTGGTCCTTGGCCCGCTATCCGATAGATTCGGCCGAAAAAATGTGATCATTCTAAGTTGTATAGGTTTTTGCGTCTTCGTCGGCCTTTGTGGATTTGCCGATGGGCCGACCATGTTTGCGAGCTTTCGATTTATCTCCGGACTTGGTCTCGGCGGCCTGATGCCCAACGCCGTAGCCCTCGTGACCGAGTACTCGCCGAAACCCCTGCGCAGCACGCTCGTCGCCCTCATGTTCAGCGGTCATCCGCTTGGCGGCGTCCTCGCGTCGATCATCGGCATGCATCTGGTGCCCACTACAGGCTGGAGGTCGGTCCTCTGGGTCGGCGCCATCCCACTTTTGGCGGTTCCCCTCTTCTACGCGCTCGTCCCGGACTCTCCGACATTTTACGCCAATCGCGGGCAAACAGAGCGCTTGGCCGCACTGCTCAGAAAACTCACTGGCGACAACGACTATACAGCCGCAGATGAATTTGTGACAGACACCGAGCGACGCAAAGGGTTTCCTGTGCGCAAGTTGTTTGCAGGTGGTCGCGCGCTGTCAACCATCATGTTCTGGCTGGCCTTTTTCATGTGTCTGTTGACGATGTACGGATTGACCACATGGTTGCCAAAGCTGATGACAAACGCTGGTTTCGCGCTCGGTTCGAGCATGGCGTCGCTCCTCGCGCTCAATCTAGGCGCTATCGCCGGTGCAATTGTCGGCGGCCGGCTGGCGGATCGCTTCGGGGCGAAAATCGTTCTCGTGACGGCGTTCATCGTCGCCGCCGTGTCAATGACGTCGATCGGCTCCAAGCCGTCGATGTTTATCCTCTTCTTGCTCCTGTTCATCGCAGGGGGGACCACGACGGGTACACAGATTGTAGCCAATGCCTACGTATCGCAGTTTTACCCTGATGAGGTGCGCTCCACAGGGATCGGCTGGGCCCTGGGCATCGGCCGCCTAGGTGGCATTCTCGGTCCGACGATGGGCGGCGTCCTCTTGACGCAACACCTTTCTCTACCGATCAATTTCCTGGCATTCGCAATCCCGAGTGTTATCTCTGCGATCGCGATTTTATTTGTCCAACAACGCTACGCGCACGTGCGAACAAGCGCGTCCAACGACGATGTGCTCACCCACGCGTCGTCATAA